CCGCCCTTCATGTTCTTTCGTAGTTCTTCAGAGCACCAATCACTTCACTGCTCCCACATATCAAGTTCCGCAAGTCAAATAATCCTTCAGAGTTGTCCACGACGCATATTCATTGATGGCTGCTCCAAGTAGAGTATCCTTGTACTGCGAACAGGCTACATTGCGAACAGGCTACTGCGAACAGGCTTCTGAGATTGTAGCCTCCAAGATAGTATAAAATGCGACATTCCGTTGGCGTCTGCGCCGCAATGAATGAAACATCTGAGTCGTCATTTCCTTCGTAAAAATTTTCTGGCAGTGCGCGTTCCCTGAAGAAAGGAGTTCAACAAAATATTCTCAAGCTCATAGCCTATCGTCCACCGGGTGTCGAGAAACTGGCTCGAGCTCACAAGCCTGAGAGCGTACATCAGATCATATGCAGTTTACGCTGGCTTTATGAGGCGCAATACCGAGAGGAGGCTCTCGAGGTAATTATAGAGACGCCTtctcttcagaaaaaaaaagcagtgttgTTTATGGCTGAAGAGAACGTTTTGCAGGCGAAAAATCACTGTCGTAGAATTAGCACGACGGACGAGCTTGCCTATGCTCACAAATTGATTAGGCACTCCTACGAAGGCTACATGTGCACGAAAGTTTCGTCGGCAGCACCTTGTCCCGCTTGATTTTCAATCCACGGGAGCCCTCTTTTCGGGTCTCTAGGAAACGAAAACACCATTCAGCAACTTTTTACCTTGTTGGCACACTGGGGAACGCCACTCCCATGCATTCTGCACTACTAGCACGTGAGCAATCCCAATCTGGCAGCATCGTAGACGCCAATATTTAGCAAGGCGATGGTGGTGGCTCCACCCGACAGGCGGTCTTGGCCGCACCGAGCCCGTCAAAGAATGGCATCACCCTTTTAGAGAGCCTGCGCATCAAGGCATCCTACCTTGGCCTGCAGACTCTACCGATCTCAACCATACTCGTGAGTTGAGCATATCGATGTATAAAATGACTTCATAATATTTTTTGATCGAGCAGGACCGGGGTAAtagaggggcccaatttttttaatattataAGAAGCTAACAAAGTTTCATATCGGATGTACAGCACATCCAGTGACATGAAAAACACCTAATATTTGACATTTATACACAAGTAAGTGTCCTGCAGAAGTCGTGGACAATTGATTACAAAAATATaatgcacaagacacaagttCATTTGCTGTGCATTACTACGCCTTGTAAGAAGCACTTAAATAAGGCGCGCGATCTTGATATTGCTGGTACTATTTCGTCTTTGGGTTAAATGCTCTGCAGGAATACTTCGAAAATGTGTAAATTCGCACTCGTGCGTTTCTGCATGCATGTGTGCATTTTTGGCAGCCGATGGTAAAATTTGGTCTTCATTTCCGGCACTTTGCGGTAAGCAGAGCTGCCTGGTAAACAAGAATGGACGCTTGCTTAGCGTGTGCACAATGAAAAATTGACCTTCCGCAAGGCAAATTTTAGCTATCTTTTATCATTGCACTTCAGGAGGACCggttcactgttttcttttttgaattttcGGGCATCGCGCCAGGCTCTGAGCACTTAGTGACACATGATTCGTCCACATTATCAACAGCAGTTTTCCGACACTACGTGCCATAAATTCCAATGCGCAGTCCCCAACTGTCATACTGTTGAAGTTCATGTTAGTGGTCAGTCGAACTGAACCCAGGCACCAACCGCATAGCAAGAAAAAACAACTAGGGGGAGCGTCAACTGACCATCTTGGTGCTTAGCGATGGAAATTTAAAGGAAATGTTCATGAGAAATAAGCCCTATCAAGGTGACGTGCAAGTCGTAATTCTAACCGCAGAGCACGAGGAGTCGGCGCGAGAAAGTAGACTGTAGAGCGCATGACGGGGGTCGATTGTGCTGAGCTACTGTGCACCAAAGTCTATCTAGAGAAGGTGCGGCTACGCTGGAGAGCCTAGTCCTCATAAGTTTGTGCTCAGATGGGCCTCTGAGAGAAAGTAGTGGGGCGTCATGAAAGCGTGCTGGCTTGAGTAGGCCAGCAACTTTAAGTCATGATCGCTCCTAGCATTCTTTTTTGCCGTCCATTGGATACTAAAGTCTGCACGAGAGCACCACGCAGCCAACGTTCATTCAAACCACGATTCACGAGAGCGCTGCTAAATGTCCACCTCACGTTGTTGTTCTCTGAGGCTGCGCAGGAGACTGATCATTTGGACAGTCCGGTCGTTCCGAAGAAGCAAGAGAAGTACCACTCATTTGAGAAACTCCCGATAAGCAAACAAGCAGTGTCATGATGTCAATAACCTGCGCGCGGAACACCAGCCATATCCAGGTCCGCAATAAGCAAAGAGCTCAATGACGACAAAATAAGGGAGGAATCTAATAAGCACTGAACGGTAAACATGACAGAGCCGATAATGTACAAAACTCAAGAAATTCGCACGCCGTCATCTAGCTCGCTTCTCGAGATATCTGTGATTGCAAGAGTTAAAGGGTACGCCTGCTCGTCATACAATCCTTGCATGTGCTTTAATTTATCGCGCCTCGCATTGAGAGTTGCCCTACTTGCCTTCAAAACCTGTCTTCATCATTCCGCGGAGGCGCAGCGGGTATAATACGCTAAGCAGAGGCAATACAGTGAGGGAGGTTGCAGCCCGTTGTCATGACTCTCGACTGAGAGCAGCCAATTTGCAATGCCGGAGCTGCCACAAGAACGGGATTAAAACAGGCGGCGCATGTACTGAAGTGTGGGAGAGAAAGAGGGGGTTCCAAGTGCGGCGCTCAGCCAAACACGAATGATAGACACGCGTTCCCGAactcgatatgttttttttttgctgcgctcGATTGCTCTACACAGCGCACCGCATCCCGTTGCCACATTCACTGTGCGTttagcgatatttttttttctttctgaagttGGCAAAATAAGCAGAAGTCACTCAACTCACTCATAATATATATCGTTTCTTGGGGTCTTCACTCAGGTTCAATTAGACCGAAATTCTCCTCAGCCGGGCTCTGTCCCAACTCGGATTCAATAAAATTTTACTCAGCTGGGGCCCCAAGTGCATTTAGGCTTAGAAAATTTCTAGTCAAAAAACCTCGCTCAGACTCAAACTCAAGGACTGGTCTAAATCTGAGTGAGTCTAAGTGACACGAATCATGAGTGAGTTTATCTACCTATCGTCACGATACATTTGCGCAGCACCCTGTGATTATTGTGAGGCATGAAACTCATGCGACATGTTAGACGAATGTAAAGTGTGAAGGCCAAATAAAGCTTTGCATAACAAGCCGCGCTAAAACCCTTTGTGTTAATAAAATACGCAAAATTTATTTCCTCATACTGGCCTTCAGAGAAATCATGCCGCTGTTTAACAAAGCATTGCCCTGCTCCAAAGAGTGGAAAATCATTGCAGTCTTACAAAGATGGTGATATAGGCATAGGTGCCACAGGTTTTTCTCGTCGGTAGAGTGTCCGAGGAAACAGAATTATCTGCTAGTGGAATTCCTGGAAGTAGTGCTATCTTAAATTTTTGAACTATAGGGACGTGATATTAGCTACACAAGTACACTGAAATCCTCCACACGAACAAATACGTTTATCTCTGGAAAACATGCCAGAGCCCGACATACGTGTAGATTATCCCCCCCCCCGTCGACAAAATGTGTGCGTCATCGGCTACTTATAGCAACATTAATAAACGCTTAAAAAGTTAAGGAAGGATAACTGCGAACTGCTAAGCTGCGGCCAGCTGTCTCTGTCGCACTCAATACAAACATCTCCACTTACAGCTCCATGGCTATTACACATGCGACGACGAATTAcaagcaattttctcttttctgtaaGAAAAATCTCTGATATGGATCTCTTTTATCATCTTTGTAAGTACGTCCGTGATAGCGCAAACACTTAATAACCAAATCGCGATGCACGGGCTACAGTTATGATTTGCAATGCTATGATTTACGGTTTTTTAGCAAAGGCACTGACGCCACAAAGGCAGCGGTGTGCTTCAGTTGTGATGCATTAGTACCACAATACCATCATTTAAACTTAAATACATAGGACGTCGCATGTCATATTTAGTCCTTAACCTCCGCGTTGATAATAGCGTAAACTTAGCAAGCCTCCTCGCATTACGGAGGGTGTCCCCGTTATTATGCACGACGTTTTAAAGATGATACGCTATTCTGAGGGAATGTCGTTTGGCTGAGCATTGGAAATCAATGCACACGTGTTCATTCCACTATGCATGAGCAGTTGCTGGCGATTATTACGTACTAACACGCAAATAAACACGCAAAGCACGCAAAAAAGGGTATTATAAGAAATGGAAAATATACAGGTAAAAGTAGCGCAAGGGAAAGCATTGCACTGGTCTAGTACAGAAAAAGCAGCAACAAACACAAGAGCAAAGTACAAAAAATAATTGAAGTATACAAATACAGCAGAAATGTCTGATATATgactcaagaaaaaaataataaagcagggGTTTACAATAACACAATAGCCAAAAAGTGCGATATTTTATGCAAGAGAAGGTTTAACGTGACGATGTCACTTGAAAATATTCGCGCAGCTGATTATGGAATGATTGATGGTTGCGTATGGATCCAATATTATCGGAAAGATCATTCCAAAGAACGATGGCacgtggaagggctgatgaattgaAGGCTTCTGTTCTTCCATATATGCGCTTGGTGCTGTACTGATTATGTAAATGCTCGAAATGCGTGACGCCGCTTCTAGAGGTAAGGCAGATTGCCTGGTGCAGTGGcgatatttatgaaataagcataaaaGAGCGATTGAACGATGAATATGTAATGGCTCAATAGAGATATCAAGTGTTATCTGTGTTACGCTCGAAAATGGACTGTAGTTACGTGTAATTAGGCTAGCGGCTCTATTTTGTATGGATTCTAGTAAGTTTATTAGATAGTTTTGATGTGGATACCAAATGGATGCTGCATATTCTAGCTATATTCTAGTTCAGAGTtgaaattaaaatgaaacattacAGCCATCAAGATTAAAATAAAATACCTGAGAGACCTCATTACGCGAACCAACCTTCGATCTTTTCATCTAGAGATTGAAATTGGAataaattttgcttgtggccacaaaatattttttgcaGTCCACAAGAAATCTGTGCGGCAGGCAAATTTTGAATTATGTCATcactgtgcgtgtgtgcgtgtctgtgtgtgtgtgcgtgtgtgtgtgttcgtgccaTCGACTTtcaaacaatgaaaagaaacattTAAAAACAAATACCTAGAGAATAGACGTCCAAGTGCTTCAGCCGATGCAGGTCAAATTTTCCCAACAGCTTGCTAGTAATCctaaaaatagaaataaaatgCAAAAGTTACTGCGCTTTTTATTAGCAAACGCGATGATATTACTTCTTCCCATTTTCATGGTAAGCTTTcataaaaaatatttgttttggtgTAATCGTGTGTATGACTTCCACTTCACATTCCAGCTTGGTGGGTCCGTTCGTCTCATAGGTCCATATACCCTCCTTGGTATTCAAGAACTGGAATGGGAAGGGGCATAAACGCATTAGCTGGCTTTTGCTCTTTTTATAACCAGAAAGAAAACGTTCTAATGAAAACAGCTTATTCCCGTTAAAACTGATCTAATATAAATTTCGAGGACACCGTAAGCGAAATACCCAACCGTTAGGCTCAGAAGTATCACACTTATTCAATTAAAGTTTCAGTCTTACGCGAATAAGACAATCGATGTTGGATAGTTCGCCCTGCCAAAACTAGCATATTTTGTAACCGCAATCGTAAAGCTTTAGGTCCTTGCCATTGCAGGTAGCGCATAATGAAAATATGTGATAGAGCTTCCGTGAACATCAACTACGCAGTTAACCGCCAAGAAATGCACAGGTATTTCTAATTTAGAATGCTGTGCAGGATGGGGCCCGGAATTTCCACTTGTCTGATTTTGCTTGGCGgcattgacagaaaaaaagataaCGTGGAACGTGTGAAAGCGACGGACAATAAGATGTTGCAGTAAAGCCACGTGCGCCTTCCTCATTTCACATGCAGAAGACTCGGCAAGATGCCACACCAGCGGCGCATACATGTTTAAAGCGCTAGCTGTCATCCTGAATATTCTAGTCCAAAGTTCACTCCCTGCCATGAAAACCTGCCAACAGCGTCCTCCGCTGAAACAAAAATCACATTCACTCAGGCTTACCACAGGTGCCAGTCCGAAACCTTCGACACTCCGAG
The sequence above is a segment of the Dermacentor variabilis isolate Ectoservices chromosome 7, ASM5094787v1, whole genome shotgun sequence genome. Coding sequences within it:
- the LOC142587410 gene encoding uncharacterized protein LOC142587410 isoform X3, whose protein sequence is MAERHSFGVLLFAAHLAILECKFPLVSRKAYNMSQFLNTKEGIWTYETNGPTKLECEVEVIHTITPKQIFFMKAYHENGKKITSKLLGKFDLHRLKHLDVYSLGGEMKFSEDILYMSATSSCALIRVTKSGGCPG